ATGTTCAGCCTGGTGCCTGATAATGAAGCGGTCGAGGGAGAAGAGTATGAATATGTCCCCGTTCCAGTCGTTCGCCACGGCATCCGTGGGATCCTGGGCACGCAGGAGGCGCATACGAAGGCGGGTGACAGCGTCTCGAACATCCAGATCACGGAGTCCGCGAAACTGGATAAGCACGCCGCCGGGCTGGCGATCAAATTCTCGATTCGACCCGCCGAGCTGCGGGACTCGGTCTTTTCCTGCAACGACAGTGACTATATCAAATCGGTCCGCGGCAATGGCGAGTCCGGTCTGGTCGACTATCTGGAAGACAGCGAGACTCTGCGCGAAGTCTGCCGCCGGTATGCCCGCAATATTCTGAATGGCCGCTGGATGTGGCGTAACCGCGTGTACGGCAAGCCGACCATCAAGGTGGCGTTCGCTGACAAGGCGATCAGCGCCGAGGCGACCTCCACGAAGCATTTCGACGACTATACCGAGAGTGAGCGCGAGCTGGGTGATTACCTGATGAAGTGCCTTTCCGGCAGTATTTCGGGCGATCGCGCCATCACTGTCGAAGGTCGCATCATGGGTAGCGGTATGGGCTTGATGGAAGTCTATCCCTCGCAGAACTATACCCAGGGCAAACCCAAGGGGTTCGGTCGTCCGCTGTACAAGATCGATGCCCTGGATCCGCAGCACCTCCGGCGCCTGACCCGCGGCAAGAGCGATGACGAAGTCCGAGGCTTTGCCGACACTGTGGTCATGGGGGTTGCCGCATTGCGCGACCAGAAGATCGGCAACGCGATTCGCACCATCGATACCTGGTATGCCGAGGATCCCGAGTATCCGATCTCCATCGAGCCCAACGGCGCCAGCCTATCCGACGGCGATTTTCACCGCAAGCCCGGTTCCGGCGCCAGCGCCTACGACCTTCTGAGCTATACCGGCATCAAGGATATGACGCTGAAGGCCCAGGAAAAGAAGGACGCCTTCGATCCCGAGCTGGCCTACCTGATCGGGATCATGGTCCGGGGCGGTGTTTACGGTGAGAGCGGCAAGGAAAAGGAGGGTGAGTGATGCCGTCATTGACTCACTACTTCGATATCGAGGCGAGAGCCGGCACTGAGGTTTCCATGCCGGTGATCATCTCGACCGTGGTGCAGCGCTTGCACTGTGCTGGGAAGGCCGGGGCGTATGCCCTTGGCTTCCCCGGCCTGAAAGGGTTCTCGCCGGGCGGCGTGGTGCGCGTATTCTCGTCGGACACAAAGCTCCTCGAGACCCTGCAGGATCACATCGAGCGGGATGGCGTTGACGATTTCGTCAAGATCCGGCGTATCGCCGAGGTACCGGAGGGACATGGGTATGCGGTCTTTCGCAGCATCAAGGCGAAAGCCCTGCCGTCCCGCGCCAATCGGCGGGAGAAGCGCCGCGAGAGCGGGGTAGGGCGTCATGGGGCGTACAGTGAAGAGGAGCTGGCTGCGATCGAGGAGAAACGTGATCGCCTCAACGCCCTGCCGTACCTGCGGTTCACCAGCCTGAGCACACGTTCGCCGATCCGGGTTCACATCGAAAAGGTCGAGGTCGATTCCGCATGCGATGGCACCCCGAACAGCTACGGCCTCGCTTCTGGTCAGCCCGGCGCTGAACGGTATTTCTCCGTGCCCGATTTCTGAGTATGGGGAATCAACGTCGACCCCAGGCGGTCATGCTGTCCAAACGCGCGAACGTGTTCTATCTGGAGCACGTTCGCGTTCTGCAGAAAGATGACCGCGTCGTCTACATGACCCAGAGCTCGAACCCGGTCGAGCAGATCGTCAATATCCCGGACAAGAATACGGCGTTTATCCTGCTGGGCAAGGGTAGCTCCATTACGGATGCCGCGGTCCGCATGCTGGCAGAGTCCAATGTGATTATTGGCTTCACCGGGTCGGGTGGATCGCCCATGCATGGTATTGTAGATCCGGTATTCATCACGCCGCAGGATGAATACCGGCCCACGGAATATATGCAGAACTGGGTCAGGTTCTGGTTGGATGAAGACGCCAGGCTTTCCGCGGCCAAGGATTTTCTGAGGTACCGCATCGAGCTCAGCCAGGCGTTTTATCCGAAGATAAGCGAATTCGAACTCCCAGGCGCCTTAACGGATGACTTCAGCTTTGCCATCGACAAGTGCGCTAATGTAACTGAGCTTCTGACCGCAGAGGCTCGGTATGCAAAGCAGCTGTATGCGTTGCACGCTAACGCATCAGCAATAAAGTTTTCGCGTACCCCAGGTGAAGTGTCGGGTGACGAGAAAAACCGGAGAGCGAATTCATTTCTCGATCACGGAAATTACATTGCCTACGGGTATGCAGCCGCGGCGCTTCATGTGCTTGGGATAAACTATGCGTTCCCAGTGCTTCACGGGAAAACGCGCCGGGGCGCATTGGTATTCGATGTCGCCGACCTCGTGAAGGACTGGTTGATTATGCCAGCGGCTTTCGATGCGGCCAGGCGAAAGGTAAAAGATCAAGCATTCCGGGCCACGGTCATCGAGCGCGCCATACAGTATGAAGTCCTGGATATATTGATACCCTTTCTGAAATCGGTATCATCGAAATATATTTGATATCAGTAAGTTACAGAGTTCACGCTTAACGAATCCTTGCACCGGGTTAATTCATGTAACCCGTTGATGTTATTTAAAAAGTTGGGAAAATTCTCTTGTTCGCCGCCGCGTAGGCGGCTTAGAAATTCCAGGATGATCATTTCATCCACCTTGCTCCGTTCGCCGCCGCGTAGGCGGCTTAGAAATTCTCGGGGTTGGGGTATCGGGGCTCATCCCCGTTCGCCGCCGCGTAGGCGGCTTAGAAAAGACGATTGCCGATGCGCTTCTTGAGGTGTTCGTTCGCCGCCGCGTAGGCGGCTTAGAAATCTGCGCGATCCCCGGCCATGTAGTGCTTCTGGTTCGCCGCCGCGTAGGCGGCTTAGAAATGTTGGCCTCGTTTTGCAGGTAGCCGGGGATCGTTCGCCGCCGCGTAGGCGGCTTAGAAACGCATGAGCAGCACCAGGCAGTCGATCTGATCGTTCGCCGCCGCGTAGGCGGCTTAGAAACCGAGAAGGAGGCCCCATGAAGGTGGCAGAGCGTTCGCCGCCGCGTAGGCGGCTTAGAAATCCATGCGGCTGTTGCACTCCTCCAGGCTGGCGTTCGCCGCCGCGTAGGCGGCTTAGAAATGCTGGGTATCAGGGTCCGGCAGGGCCATGAAGTTCGCCGCCGCGTAGGCGGCTTAGAAAATTCAGCCTCGCTGATCGCGTCTCCGTCATATGTTCGCCGCCGCGTAGGCGGCTTAGAAATGAATCCAAGGGTATCTTGGACTGTAATGCGTGTTCGCCGCCGCGTAGGCGGCTTAGAAATAGTATTTCTTCCCGCCTCCACGGCGGCCCTTGTTCGCCGCCGCGTAGGCGGCTTAGAAATACGCCGAGTGGGACTTCAGGCTCTCGTTCCCGTTCGCCGCCGCGTAGGCGGCTTAGAAACAAGGTCGTCTTGACCCCGCCCAGGGCCTCCATGTTCGCCGCCGCGTAGGCGGCTTAGAAAGTCTGCGTTCGAGACCTGCAGGTCGTCGGTGTGTTCGCCGCCGCGTAGGCGGCTTAGAAACCTGTGAATTTCTTATCGGCTTCAATCAGGCCGTTCGCCGCCGCGTAGGCGGCTTAGAAATATCTGAGATCCCGGAATCCGCCGGGTCGGTCGTTCGCCGCCGCGTAGGCGGCTTAGAAATCGATACCGGCCGCGCCGCAACCGATGTGCAGGTTCGCCGCCGCGTAGGCGGCTTAGAAATGGATCGAACGCATCTGGCCGCATGGCTACGCGTTCGCCGCCGCGTAGGCGGCTTAGAAAAGCTCCGCGCCGGAAAGCTCTGCTACCTTCACGTTCGCCGCCGCGTAGGCGGCTTAGAAAACTGCTGCCACGCCCTGCGTGAGGTGTGGACCGTTCGCCGCCGCGTAGGCGGCTTAGAAATGCTGCGGTATGCGCTTCACAGGCCGGATGTTGTTCGCCGCCGCGTAGGCGGCTTAGAAAGGTTCGATGACCTCCCTGAGACCCAGCGGACAGTTCGCCGCCGCGTAGGCGGCTTAGAAATTTCGGGTCCGGTCCAGGGAATGACTCCGTACGTTCGCCGCCGCGTAGGCGGCTTAGAAAGTATGAATC
This sequence is a window from Thiohalobacter thiocyanaticus. Protein-coding genes within it:
- the csy3 gene encoding type I-F CRISPR-associated protein Csy3 — encoded protein: MAKKKAVVNAPSVVALQRLLNITDGMMFSLVPDNEAVEGEEYEYVPVPVVRHGIRGILGTQEAHTKAGDSVSNIQITESAKLDKHAAGLAIKFSIRPAELRDSVFSCNDSDYIKSVRGNGESGLVDYLEDSETLREVCRRYARNILNGRWMWRNRVYGKPTIKVAFADKAISAEATSTKHFDDYTESERELGDYLMKCLSGSISGDRAITVEGRIMGSGMGLMEVYPSQNYTQGKPKGFGRPLYKIDALDPQHLRRLTRGKSDDEVRGFADTVVMGVAALRDQKIGNAIRTIDTWYAEDPEYPISIEPNGASLSDGDFHRKPGSGASAYDLLSYTGIKDMTLKAQEKKDAFDPELAYLIGIMVRGGVYGESGKEKEGE
- the cas6f gene encoding type I-F CRISPR-associated endoribonuclease Cas6/Csy4, which translates into the protein MPSLTHYFDIEARAGTEVSMPVIISTVVQRLHCAGKAGAYALGFPGLKGFSPGGVVRVFSSDTKLLETLQDHIERDGVDDFVKIRRIAEVPEGHGYAVFRSIKAKALPSRANRREKRRESGVGRHGAYSEEELAAIEEKRDRLNALPYLRFTSLSTRSPIRVHIEKVEVDSACDGTPNSYGLASGQPGAERYFSVPDF
- the cas1f gene encoding type I-F CRISPR-associated endonuclease Cas1f yields the protein MSMGNQRRPQAVMLSKRANVFYLEHVRVLQKDDRVVYMTQSSNPVEQIVNIPDKNTAFILLGKGSSITDAAVRMLAESNVIIGFTGSGGSPMHGIVDPVFITPQDEYRPTEYMQNWVRFWLDEDARLSAAKDFLRYRIELSQAFYPKISEFELPGALTDDFSFAIDKCANVTELLTAEARYAKQLYALHANASAIKFSRTPGEVSGDEKNRRANSFLDHGNYIAYGYAAAALHVLGINYAFPVLHGKTRRGALVFDVADLVKDWLIMPAAFDAARRKVKDQAFRATVIERAIQYEVLDILIPFLKSVSSKYI